One part of the Anaeromyxobacter sp. Fw109-5 genome encodes these proteins:
- the hemH gene encoding ferrochelatase, with product MDHTAVFLMNLGGPRSLEEVEPYLYELFSDPLLITAPFGPFRPLVARLISRLRAPSSAEKYALIGGKSPIVEGTEAQARALQRALGPGWSCHLAMRCGHPSTEEGVREALAAGATRAVALPLYPQYANATTRSSLVELRRVWPGELPLAEICTWHDHEGYLDASAAALRETLEALPASDRASALVVFSAHGLPMSQVRKGDPYPGYIEHSARETARRAGAQEFRVTYQSRVGPAKWLGPDTVEFLEANARGRAVVTVPIAFVSEHLETLYDLDVLAKEAALTGGATAYVRVPALGTRPDFIAALADVARTGLAAGRPAA from the coding sequence ATGGACCATACTGCCGTCTTCCTCATGAACCTGGGCGGGCCGCGGAGCCTCGAGGAGGTCGAGCCGTACCTGTACGAGCTCTTCTCGGATCCGCTCCTCATCACCGCGCCGTTCGGGCCGTTCCGCCCGCTCGTCGCGAGGCTCATCTCGCGGCTGCGGGCCCCGTCCTCCGCCGAGAAGTACGCGCTCATCGGCGGGAAGTCCCCCATCGTCGAGGGGACGGAGGCGCAGGCCCGCGCCCTGCAGCGCGCGCTCGGGCCGGGCTGGTCGTGCCACCTCGCCATGCGCTGCGGGCACCCGAGCACGGAGGAGGGCGTGCGTGAGGCGCTCGCCGCCGGGGCCACGCGCGCGGTGGCGCTCCCCCTCTACCCGCAGTACGCGAACGCCACCACCCGGAGCTCGCTGGTCGAGCTCCGCCGGGTCTGGCCGGGGGAGCTGCCGCTCGCCGAGATCTGCACCTGGCACGATCACGAGGGCTACCTCGACGCCTCCGCGGCCGCGCTGCGGGAGACGCTCGAGGCGCTGCCCGCCTCCGACCGCGCCTCGGCGCTCGTGGTGTTCAGCGCGCACGGCCTCCCGATGAGCCAGGTGCGCAAGGGGGATCCGTACCCGGGCTACATCGAGCACTCGGCGCGCGAGACCGCCCGCCGGGCCGGGGCGCAGGAGTTCCGGGTCACCTACCAGAGCCGGGTCGGGCCCGCGAAGTGGCTCGGCCCGGACACGGTCGAGTTCCTCGAGGCGAACGCCCGCGGGCGCGCCGTCGTGACCGTCCCCATCGCCTTCGTCTCCGAGCACCTCGAGACCCTCTACGACCTCGACGTGCTCGCGAAGGAGGCCGCGCTCACGGGCGGGGCGACCGCGTACGTGCGGGTCCCGGCCCTCGGGACGCGGCCGGACTTCATCGCGGCGCTCGCGGACGTCGCCCGCACGGGGCTCGCCGCGGGCCGGCCGGCGGCCTAG
- the xseA gene encoding exodeoxyribonuclease VII large subunit, with protein MSRLRRPEPGTTGDLFAARELPRPWSVGELTRALKNAVEPKFRDVWVAGEVANLRRQASGHVYFSLKDADGLIGAVVWASQARRVKFAVAEGQEVLARGFVEIYAPHGKYQLIVQELEPRGAGAAALLLQQVKERLQADGLLAPARKRQLPFLPRRIGVATSPTGAAVRDFLRVLHTRFPSMPVLVAPCRVQGDGAASTVVSAVRALCRAGVDVIVVTRGGGSQEELGAFDDERLARAIAACPVPVVSAVGHEVDVTVADLVADVRAATPTHAAQLVAPVRDELVARLSALRGRLERTWEGALELRRRELRALRAELEDPARVLSGARHRVDDLLHAAAAAARDPLRARRTRLDPLRARLARLEPRRRVREVRLRMEASARRLGAWQAATFRRETLRLQRLEGRLEPANMAKLLARGFSLVLRDGHVISRSGQVAEGDALRIVLGEGWLDARATARDAGDDPLPGRTVPARGDDAGGSGGGGR; from the coding sequence ATGAGCCGCCTCCGCCGCCCGGAGCCCGGGACCACCGGCGATCTCTTCGCCGCGCGCGAGCTGCCGCGCCCGTGGTCCGTCGGCGAGCTCACCCGCGCCCTCAAGAACGCGGTGGAGCCGAAGTTCCGCGACGTGTGGGTGGCCGGCGAGGTGGCGAACCTGCGCCGCCAGGCGAGCGGCCACGTGTACTTCTCGCTGAAGGACGCCGACGGCCTCATCGGCGCCGTCGTCTGGGCGTCGCAGGCGCGGCGGGTCAAGTTCGCCGTCGCCGAAGGGCAGGAGGTCCTCGCGCGCGGGTTCGTCGAGATCTACGCGCCGCACGGCAAGTACCAGCTCATCGTGCAGGAGCTCGAGCCGCGCGGCGCGGGCGCCGCCGCCCTCCTGCTGCAGCAGGTGAAGGAGCGCCTCCAGGCGGACGGCCTGCTCGCCCCGGCCCGCAAGCGGCAGCTGCCCTTCCTTCCGCGGCGCATCGGCGTGGCCACCAGCCCGACCGGCGCGGCCGTGCGGGACTTCCTGCGCGTCCTCCACACGCGCTTCCCCTCGATGCCCGTCCTCGTCGCTCCGTGCCGGGTGCAGGGCGACGGCGCCGCCTCGACCGTGGTCTCGGCCGTCCGGGCGCTCTGCCGGGCCGGCGTCGACGTCATCGTGGTCACCCGCGGGGGCGGCTCGCAGGAGGAGCTCGGCGCCTTCGACGACGAGCGGCTCGCCCGCGCGATCGCCGCGTGCCCGGTCCCCGTCGTGTCGGCGGTCGGGCACGAGGTGGACGTGACCGTCGCGGATCTCGTCGCCGACGTGCGCGCGGCCACGCCGACCCACGCCGCGCAGCTCGTCGCGCCCGTCCGCGACGAGCTCGTCGCGCGGCTCTCCGCGCTCCGCGGCCGGCTGGAACGCACGTGGGAGGGCGCCCTGGAGCTCCGCCGGCGCGAGCTGCGCGCGCTCCGCGCCGAGCTCGAGGATCCCGCGCGCGTCCTCTCCGGCGCGCGGCACAGGGTGGACGACCTGCTGCACGCCGCGGCGGCCGCCGCGCGCGATCCGCTCCGCGCACGGCGGACGCGGCTCGACCCGCTGCGCGCGCGCCTGGCCCGCCTGGAGCCGCGCCGGCGCGTCCGTGAGGTCCGGCTGCGCATGGAGGCGAGCGCCCGGCGCCTCGGCGCCTGGCAGGCGGCCACGTTCCGCAGGGAGACGCTGCGCCTGCAGCGCCTCGAGGGCAGGCTCGAGCCCGCGAACATGGCGAAGCTCCTGGCCCGCGGCTTCTCGCTCGTGCTGCGCGACGGCCACGTGATCTCGCGCAGCGGGCAGGTGGCGGAGGGGGACGCCCTGCGCATCGTCCTCGGCGAGGGCTGGCTCGACGCCCGGGCCACCGCCCGGGACGCCGGCGATGACCCGCTGCCGGGGCGGACGGTGCCCGCGCGGGGGGACGACGCCGGCGGCTCCGGCGGGGGCGGGCGTTGA
- the otsB gene encoding trehalose-phosphatase has translation MKDLLHPRHRAALARFVDENTPARVLLAFDYDGVLAPVVRDPHGAPMRPTTRRLLRRLAELYPVAVVSGRAWRDVERFVGDAVPLVVGNHGFELGEPVAVPERVLRRVRGWRRRLEAALDGVPGIHFEDKRSTLAIHYGLARTWRVSERAVYEAANQLEGTRLIAGKKVLNVLPHDFPSKGDAVRALLSRLGCDAALYAGDDVTDEDAFAVGAPLVFGVHVGSGQSLAPWRIREQREVDVLLARLVALAEAAPAEVERARRRVPAAAAARPRGADRARARGRRR, from the coding sequence ATGAAGGATCTTCTCCACCCCCGGCACCGCGCCGCGCTCGCGCGCTTCGTCGACGAGAACACACCGGCGAGGGTGCTCCTCGCGTTCGACTACGACGGCGTGCTCGCCCCCGTCGTGCGCGACCCGCACGGCGCCCCCATGCGCCCGACCACGCGGCGGCTGCTTCGGCGGCTCGCGGAGCTCTATCCGGTGGCCGTGGTCTCCGGGCGCGCGTGGCGGGACGTGGAGCGCTTCGTCGGCGACGCGGTCCCCCTCGTGGTCGGCAACCACGGCTTCGAGCTCGGGGAGCCGGTCGCCGTGCCCGAGCGCGTCCTGCGCCGCGTCCGCGGCTGGCGGCGCAGGCTCGAGGCTGCGCTCGACGGCGTCCCCGGCATCCACTTCGAGGACAAGCGCTCCACGCTCGCGATCCACTACGGGCTGGCGCGCACCTGGCGCGTCTCGGAGCGCGCCGTGTACGAGGCCGCGAACCAGCTGGAGGGGACGCGCCTCATCGCCGGCAAGAAGGTCCTGAACGTCCTGCCGCACGACTTCCCCTCGAAGGGCGACGCCGTGCGCGCGCTCCTCTCCCGCCTCGGCTGCGACGCCGCGCTGTACGCCGGCGACGACGTCACCGACGAGGACGCCTTCGCGGTCGGCGCCCCGCTGGTGTTCGGCGTGCACGTCGGCTCCGGGCAGTCGCTCGCCCCGTGGCGGATCCGGGAGCAGCGCGAGGTGGACGTGCTGCTCGCGCGGCTCGTCGCGCTGGCCGAGGCCGCCCCGGCGGAGGTGGAGCGCGCCCGGCGCCGCGTGCCGGCCGCGGCGGCGGCGCGCCCGCGGGGCGCCGATCGCGCCCGCGCGCGAGGGCGCCGCCGATGA
- the fabZ gene encoding 3-hydroxyacyl-ACP dehydratase FabZ, which yields MDVEAIQRILPHRPPFLLVDRVVAVEPGVRLVAWKSVTMNEPFFVGHFPGKPVMPGVLILEALAQACALLAVKSMGPDEDVDEKITYLMSIDGAKFRRPVVPGDRLELHVEVVKRKGAIWRQKGTAIVDGQTVAEADFMAMLADREQE from the coding sequence ATGGACGTCGAGGCGATCCAGCGGATCCTGCCGCACCGGCCGCCCTTCCTGCTCGTCGACCGGGTCGTCGCGGTCGAGCCGGGCGTCCGGCTCGTCGCCTGGAAGTCGGTGACGATGAACGAGCCGTTCTTCGTCGGTCACTTCCCCGGGAAGCCGGTGATGCCGGGCGTGCTGATCCTCGAGGCGCTCGCGCAGGCCTGCGCGCTCCTCGCGGTCAAGTCGATGGGCCCGGACGAGGACGTGGACGAGAAGATCACCTACCTCATGTCCATCGACGGCGCGAAGTTCCGCCGCCCGGTGGTGCCGGGCGACCGGCTCGAGCTGCACGTCGAGGTGGTGAAGCGCAAGGGCGCCATCTGGCGGCAGAAGGGGACCGCGATCGTGGACGGGCAGACCGTCGCCGAGGCGGACTTCATGGCGATGCTCGCCGACCGCGAGCAGGAGTAA
- a CDS encoding DUF167 family protein, whose protein sequence is MSWARDEAGGVVLELLVQPRASRTRVLGEHGGRLKIQLAAPPVDGAANAALVEFLAEALEVRKQDVVLVRGETGRRKAVRVTSVSAARAVAALVH, encoded by the coding sequence GTGAGCTGGGCGCGGGACGAGGCGGGCGGGGTGGTGCTCGAGCTCCTCGTCCAGCCGCGCGCGTCGCGCACGCGGGTCCTCGGCGAGCACGGCGGGCGGCTCAAGATCCAGCTCGCGGCGCCGCCGGTGGACGGCGCGGCCAACGCCGCCCTCGTGGAGTTCCTCGCGGAGGCCCTCGAGGTCAGGAAGCAGGACGTCGTCCTCGTGCGCGGCGAGACCGGCCGCCGCAAGGCCGTGCGGGTGACCTCCGTGAGCGCCGCCCGCGCCGTCGCGGCGCTCGTCCACTGA
- a CDS encoding LpxI family protein, translating to MATIGLIAGGGRFPILFAESARRAGHRVVAVAHRSETDPALEGAVDALTWVKLGQVGHILDALRAGGATQSVMLGAITKKRFFTDAMLDATGLRVLARVGIRSDDNLLRAMARFLEEEGVPITDPTPYLRDRLAPEGVLGRHQPTDEERADAAYGLELARGIGRLDLGQTVVVKERVALAVEALEGTDACIRRGGELARSGGFVVAKAVKPNQDRRFDLPAVGPDTVDTLREAGGRVLAVEAGATLVMDLERMVARADKARIVLMGIAG from the coding sequence ATGGCCACCATCGGCCTCATCGCGGGGGGCGGGCGGTTCCCCATCCTGTTCGCGGAGAGCGCCCGCCGCGCGGGCCACCGGGTCGTCGCCGTCGCGCACCGCAGCGAGACCGATCCGGCGCTCGAGGGGGCGGTGGACGCGCTCACCTGGGTGAAGCTCGGGCAGGTCGGACACATCCTCGACGCGCTGCGCGCGGGGGGCGCCACGCAGAGCGTGATGCTCGGCGCGATCACGAAGAAGCGCTTCTTCACCGACGCCATGCTCGACGCGACCGGGCTGCGCGTCCTCGCGCGCGTCGGGATCCGCTCCGACGACAACCTGCTCCGCGCGATGGCGCGCTTCCTCGAAGAGGAGGGCGTGCCCATCACCGATCCCACGCCGTACCTGCGGGACCGGCTCGCGCCGGAGGGCGTGCTGGGGCGGCACCAGCCGACCGACGAGGAGCGCGCCGACGCGGCCTACGGCCTCGAGCTCGCGCGCGGCATCGGGCGGCTCGATCTCGGCCAGACCGTCGTCGTGAAGGAGCGCGTCGCGCTCGCCGTCGAGGCGCTGGAGGGCACCGACGCCTGCATCCGGCGCGGCGGCGAGCTGGCGCGCTCGGGCGGGTTCGTGGTGGCGAAGGCGGTGAAGCCGAACCAGGACCGGCGCTTCGACCTGCCCGCCGTCGGGCCCGACACGGTGGACACGCTGCGCGAGGCGGGCGGGCGGGTGCTCGCGGTGGAGGCGGGCGCCACCCTCGTGATGGACCTCGAGCGCATGGTCGCGCGCGCCGACAAGGCCAGGATCGTGCTGATGGGGATCGCAGGGTGA
- the lpxA gene encoding acyl-ACP--UDP-N-acetylglucosamine O-acyltransferase, producing MAIHPTAVVEPGAQVDPSAEIGALAVVGPHVRVGPRTVVGPHAVLAGRTTLGEGNRIFPHAVVGEVPQDLKYRGEPTELVVGDRNTFREGVTISTGTVQGGGVTRIGSGCLFMANSHVGHDCVIGDGAIIANSVALAGHVELEDHVHFSGLAAAHQFCRIGRLAFVSGLTGVTMDVPPFCTVAGPRAELAGLNAVGMQRAGLSEERIGRVKQAYKIVFRSNLGLAEAIAQVEAELGMHEDVAHFVRFLKGTQRGITR from the coding sequence ATGGCCATCCACCCCACCGCCGTCGTCGAGCCGGGCGCCCAGGTCGATCCGTCCGCCGAGATCGGCGCGCTCGCGGTCGTCGGGCCGCACGTGCGCGTGGGCCCGCGCACCGTCGTGGGCCCGCACGCCGTCCTCGCGGGGCGCACCACCCTCGGCGAGGGCAACCGGATCTTCCCCCACGCGGTCGTGGGCGAGGTGCCGCAGGACCTCAAGTACCGGGGCGAGCCGACCGAGCTCGTCGTGGGCGACCGGAACACGTTCCGCGAGGGCGTCACCATCAGCACGGGCACGGTCCAGGGCGGCGGGGTCACGCGCATCGGCTCGGGCTGCCTGTTCATGGCGAACAGCCACGTCGGCCACGACTGCGTGATCGGCGACGGCGCGATCATCGCGAACTCGGTGGCGCTCGCCGGGCACGTCGAGCTCGAGGACCACGTCCACTTCAGCGGCCTCGCGGCCGCGCACCAGTTCTGCCGCATCGGCCGGCTCGCCTTCGTCTCCGGCCTCACCGGCGTCACGATGGACGTCCCGCCGTTCTGCACCGTCGCCGGCCCCCGCGCCGAGCTCGCGGGCCTGAACGCCGTGGGGATGCAGCGCGCCGGGCTGAGCGAGGAGCGCATCGGCCGCGTGAAGCAGGCCTACAAGATCGTGTTCCGCTCCAACCTGGGGCTCGCCGAGGCGATCGCGCAGGTGGAGGCGGAGCTGGGGATGCACGAGGACGTGGCGCACTTCGTCCGCTTCCTGAAGGGCACCCAGCGCGGCATCACGCGGTAA
- the hemN gene encoding oxygen-independent coproporphyrinogen III oxidase, producing the protein MIQIPSWELIKKYDRPGPRYTSYPTAPEWSDAFGPKDYEEHLARADAEGGPLSIYVHLPFCREMCRFCGCNVIATHDRTRAESYLELLEKEVELVAKRLPRRRTVTQLHWGGGTPTFLDERQLEQCHALLARHFDFAKDGEKAIEIDPAITTRSQIETLARLGFNRISMGVQDFDPHVQETVGRIQGVKETAELVQAARDAGFHGVNLDLIYGLPFQSRDTWQKTLDLILQIHPDRLAVFGFAYVPWSKPHQRLLPQEALPKTEQRVELFLQAVEAFTSGGYRLIGLDHFALESDELTRAQDAGYLYRNFQGYTVRPAADTVAFGMTSISDIGGAYAQNAHKLKDWGEKVAQGVIPVERGASVTADDVMRRFVINRVMCLLKLDLREVAEKFGPAARKTIEADLAKGVEELQGDGLVTFDGELLRVTPLGQLLVRNVAMLFDAYLGKHAGEKRPTFSRTV; encoded by the coding sequence GTGATCCAGATCCCGTCCTGGGAGCTCATCAAGAAGTACGATCGCCCCGGCCCGCGCTACACCAGCTACCCCACCGCGCCGGAGTGGTCGGACGCCTTCGGGCCGAAGGACTACGAGGAGCACCTCGCGCGCGCGGACGCGGAGGGCGGGCCGCTCTCGATCTACGTCCACCTCCCGTTCTGCCGCGAGATGTGCCGCTTCTGCGGCTGCAACGTCATCGCGACGCACGACCGGACCCGCGCCGAGTCCTACCTCGAGCTCCTCGAGAAGGAGGTCGAGCTCGTCGCGAAGCGCCTGCCCCGGCGCCGCACCGTCACGCAGCTCCACTGGGGCGGCGGGACGCCCACCTTCCTCGACGAGCGGCAGCTCGAGCAGTGCCACGCCCTCCTGGCGCGCCACTTCGACTTCGCGAAGGACGGCGAGAAGGCCATCGAGATCGACCCCGCCATCACCACGCGCTCGCAGATCGAGACGCTGGCGAGGCTCGGCTTCAACCGGATCTCGATGGGGGTGCAGGACTTCGATCCCCACGTCCAGGAGACGGTCGGCCGCATCCAGGGCGTGAAGGAGACCGCCGAGCTCGTGCAGGCGGCGCGCGACGCCGGCTTCCACGGGGTGAACCTCGACCTCATCTACGGGCTGCCCTTCCAGTCCCGGGACACCTGGCAGAAGACCCTCGACCTCATCCTGCAGATCCACCCCGATCGCCTGGCGGTGTTCGGGTTCGCGTACGTCCCGTGGTCGAAGCCGCACCAGCGGCTCCTCCCGCAGGAGGCGCTCCCCAAGACCGAGCAGCGCGTCGAGCTGTTCCTGCAGGCGGTGGAGGCGTTCACCTCGGGCGGCTACCGCCTCATCGGGCTCGACCACTTCGCGCTCGAGTCGGACGAGCTCACCCGCGCGCAGGACGCCGGCTACCTGTACCGGAACTTCCAGGGGTACACGGTGCGGCCGGCGGCGGACACCGTCGCGTTCGGGATGACGTCGATCTCGGACATCGGCGGCGCTTACGCCCAGAACGCGCACAAGCTCAAGGACTGGGGCGAGAAGGTCGCCCAGGGCGTCATCCCCGTGGAGCGCGGCGCCTCGGTCACCGCCGACGACGTCATGCGCCGCTTCGTCATCAACCGGGTCATGTGCCTGCTCAAGCTCGACCTGCGCGAGGTCGCCGAGAAGTTCGGCCCGGCCGCTCGCAAGACGATCGAGGCTGACCTCGCGAAGGGCGTGGAGGAGCTGCAGGGCGACGGGCTCGTCACGTTCGACGGCGAGCTGCTGCGGGTCACGCCCCTCGGCCAGCTCCTCGTGAGGAACGTGGCCATGCTGTTCGACGCGTACCTCGGGAAGCACGCCGGCGAGAAGCGGCCCACCTTCTCGCGGACGGTCTAG
- a CDS encoding polyprenyl synthetase family protein, translating to MPPDVDIQSYLRSVTERLEPRLAALADERRGQGPERLVEAIRYALLGGGKRLRPALVLAACEAHGGDASDGSLAMRFAVALEAVHTYSLVHDDLPAMDDDDLRRGRPTVHKAYDEATAVLVGDALQSLAFRHLLAAPQPTAAALARLLAENAYLMVEGQARDIQGEHARLAEAEVLELMRTKTGALLASAVAGGAACAGAAVEAVYPIGLKLGLAFQIADDLLDLTADTQTLGKRAGKDADAGKSTLPALVGIEEARRRAAALLDEALAALAPLGARAEPLRAVARYVVARKK from the coding sequence GTGCCCCCCGACGTGGACATCCAGTCTTATCTGCGCTCCGTGACCGAGCGCCTCGAGCCGCGCCTCGCGGCGCTCGCCGACGAGCGGCGCGGGCAGGGGCCGGAGCGGCTGGTGGAGGCCATCCGTTACGCGCTCCTCGGCGGGGGCAAGCGGCTGCGTCCCGCCCTCGTCCTCGCCGCCTGCGAGGCCCACGGCGGCGACGCCTCCGACGGCTCGCTCGCCATGCGCTTCGCGGTGGCCCTCGAGGCGGTGCACACCTACTCCCTCGTGCACGACGATCTCCCCGCGATGGACGACGACGACCTGCGTCGCGGGCGGCCCACGGTGCACAAGGCGTACGACGAGGCCACCGCCGTGCTCGTCGGCGACGCGCTGCAGTCGCTGGCCTTCCGCCACCTGCTGGCCGCTCCCCAGCCCACCGCCGCGGCGCTCGCCCGCCTCCTCGCCGAGAACGCCTACCTCATGGTGGAGGGCCAGGCGCGCGACATCCAGGGGGAGCACGCGCGGCTCGCCGAGGCCGAGGTGCTGGAGCTCATGCGCACCAAGACGGGCGCGCTGCTCGCGAGCGCCGTCGCCGGCGGCGCGGCCTGCGCCGGGGCCGCGGTGGAGGCGGTCTACCCGATCGGCCTGAAGCTCGGGCTGGCGTTCCAGATCGCCGACGATCTCCTCGACCTCACGGCGGACACGCAGACGCTCGGGAAGCGCGCCGGCAAGGACGCAGACGCCGGGAAGTCGACGCTCCCGGCGCTCGTCGGGATCGAGGAGGCGCGGCGCCGCGCGGCTGCGCTCCTCGACGAGGCGCTCGCCGCCCTCGCGCCGCTGGGCGCGCGGGCCGAGCCGCTCCGCGCCGTGGCGCGGTACGTCGTCGCACGCAAGAAGTAG
- the hemE gene encoding uroporphyrinogen decarboxylase, with translation MTHRFLEACRKQPVDRLPVWMMRQAGRYQPSYRAVRANVGFLELCRSPELIAQVTVAPIDEFGFDAAILFSDILVHLPAMGLDLSFEKGEKGKGDGGPKIANPVRTRADVDALKVPAPKKDLPYVLDGVRAIRAALRDRVPLIGFVGGPFTVASYAVEGGSQGFTRLKTMLYAEPRTAHALFEKLTQAAIVQIEEQIAAGAQAAQIFESWLGELDRADLEEFAFPYLARIAEAVKRTGVPSIFFSTGTTAHLEPISKLGYDVVSVDWRIPIDEARRRAPGVAIQGNMDSTVLLGPKEVAVERALSIVRAAGREPGYIFNLGHGIQPGTPTETVKAVVDAVHAFAWK, from the coding sequence ATGACCCACAGATTCCTCGAAGCCTGCCGAAAGCAGCCCGTCGATCGTCTGCCCGTCTGGATGATGCGCCAGGCCGGACGCTACCAGCCGTCCTACCGCGCCGTCCGCGCGAACGTCGGCTTCCTGGAGCTGTGCCGCTCGCCGGAGCTCATCGCGCAGGTGACGGTCGCGCCCATCGACGAGTTCGGCTTCGACGCCGCCATCCTGTTCTCCGACATCCTCGTCCACCTCCCGGCGATGGGGCTCGACCTCTCCTTCGAGAAGGGCGAGAAGGGCAAGGGGGACGGCGGCCCGAAGATCGCGAACCCGGTCCGCACGCGCGCGGACGTGGACGCGCTGAAGGTCCCCGCGCCGAAGAAGGACCTGCCCTACGTGCTCGACGGCGTGCGCGCCATCCGCGCCGCCCTCCGGGACCGCGTGCCGCTCATCGGCTTCGTGGGCGGCCCGTTCACCGTCGCGAGCTACGCGGTGGAGGGCGGCAGCCAGGGCTTCACGCGCCTGAAGACGATGCTGTACGCAGAGCCGCGCACGGCGCACGCGCTCTTCGAGAAGCTCACCCAGGCGGCGATCGTGCAGATCGAGGAGCAGATCGCGGCCGGCGCGCAGGCCGCGCAGATCTTCGAGAGCTGGCTCGGCGAGCTCGACCGCGCCGACCTCGAGGAGTTCGCGTTCCCGTACCTCGCGCGCATCGCGGAGGCCGTGAAGCGCACGGGCGTGCCGTCGATCTTCTTCTCGACCGGGACGACGGCCCACCTCGAGCCGATCTCGAAGCTCGGCTACGACGTCGTCTCCGTGGACTGGCGCATCCCCATCGACGAGGCGCGCCGCCGCGCGCCCGGCGTCGCCATCCAGGGCAACATGGACTCCACCGTCCTCCTCGGGCCGAAGGAGGTCGCGGTCGAGCGCGCGCTGTCCATCGTGCGGGCGGCGGGCCGGGAGCCCGGCTACATCTTCAACCTCGGCCACGGCATCCAGCCCGGTACGCCGACCGAGACCGTGAAGGCCGTCGTGGACGCGGTCCACGCCTTCGCCTGGAAGTGA
- the xseB gene encoding exodeoxyribonuclease VII small subunit, producing MSQASERQVESPAEESYDALVTRLERVVAELESGQLTLEQSIEKFAEGVRLAKDASRKLDDAERRVELLVRSADGEDEAVAFEPEAGRRS from the coding sequence GTGAGCCAGGCGAGCGAGCGGCAAGTGGAGTCCCCGGCAGAGGAGTCTTACGACGCGCTGGTGACGAGGCTCGAGCGCGTCGTCGCGGAGCTCGAGTCCGGCCAGCTCACGCTGGAGCAGTCCATCGAGAAGTTCGCGGAGGGCGTGCGGCTGGCGAAGGACGCGTCCCGCAAGCTCGACGACGCGGAGCGCCGCGTGGAGCTGCTCGTGCGCTCCGCGGACGGCGAGGACGAGGCGGTGGCGTTCGAGCCAGAGGCCGGCCGGAGATCCTGA
- a CDS encoding PleD family two-component system response regulator codes for MKKPKVIIVDDDRDTREMLTLALELEGFDVGQAANGLRLISAMHVDRPDVILLDVMMSWIDGFELCRAIKKNPTFGDIPVIFISARKSAEDERSGIAAGAIDYFSKPLDMDRLISRIRDILDERAGAVPTPA; via the coding sequence ATGAAGAAGCCCAAGGTCATCATCGTCGACGACGACCGCGACACGCGCGAGATGCTCACGCTCGCGCTCGAGCTGGAGGGGTTCGACGTGGGCCAGGCGGCCAACGGGCTGCGGCTCATCTCGGCCATGCACGTGGACCGGCCGGACGTGATCCTGCTCGACGTGATGATGAGCTGGATCGACGGCTTCGAGCTCTGCCGCGCCATCAAGAAGAACCCGACCTTCGGGGACATCCCCGTCATCTTCATCTCCGCCCGGAAGAGCGCGGAGGACGAGCGGAGCGGCATCGCCGCCGGCGCCATCGACTACTTCTCGAAGCCCCTCGACATGGACCGGCTCATCTCCCGCATCCGGGACATCCTGGACGAGCGCGCCGGAGCGGTCCCCACCCCCGCGTGA